A region of bacterium DNA encodes the following proteins:
- the tmk gene encoding dTMP kinase: MPASGLFVTIEGIEGAGKTTQARLLAAALAAAGRDVVATREPGGGDELAGEFRRILKTPSYWRAMNLAEIYLYAAARAHHLETVVLPALAAGKLVLCDRYLDSTRAYQGHGRGRPLSLIEDLHKLPPLDRRPDRTILLDVPPVEGLTRASGRGAADQPGYDDEDVAFFDRVRRGFLAVAAAEPDRVRVVDASGDVAATHAAVVAALRDLVPGIVPAALD, translated from the coding sequence ATGCCGGCGTCCGGCTTGTTCGTCACGATCGAAGGGATCGAAGGGGCGGGAAAGACCACGCAGGCCCGCCTGCTCGCCGCCGCGCTCGCCGCCGCGGGGCGCGACGTCGTGGCGACGCGCGAGCCGGGGGGCGGAGACGAGCTGGCCGGGGAGTTCCGCCGGATCCTCAAGACGCCGTCGTACTGGCGCGCGATGAACCTCGCCGAGATCTACCTCTACGCCGCCGCGCGGGCGCACCACCTCGAGACGGTCGTGCTGCCGGCGCTCGCCGCGGGGAAGCTGGTCCTTTGCGACCGCTACCTCGACTCGACCCGCGCCTACCAGGGGCACGGGCGCGGACGCCCGCTCTCGCTGATCGAAGACCTGCACAAGCTGCCGCCGCTCGACCGCCGCCCCGACCGCACGATCCTGCTCGACGTCCCGCCGGTGGAGGGGCTGACGCGCGCCTCCGGGCGCGGCGCGGCCGACCAGCCGGGCTACGACGACGAGGACGTCGCCTTCTTCGATCGGGTGCGGCGCGGCTTCCTCGCCGTCGCCGCCGCCGAGCCGGACCGCGTGCGGGTCGTGGACGCGTCGGGGGACGTCGCGGCGACCCACGCCGCGGTCGTCGCCGCGCTGCGCGACCTCGTGCCGGGGATCGTCCCCGCGGCGCTCGACTGA